In Candidatus Promineifilum breve, one genomic interval encodes:
- a CDS encoding MogA/MoaB family molybdenum cofactor biosynthesis protein yields MRRVGILTVSDRAAAGTYADESGPLAAAILGEQTAWRVERQAVIPDDLETIARTLRDWCEANLDLILTTGGTGFAPRDVTPEATRAVIERDAPGIAEALRAESLKVTRHAMLSRAVAGLRGGTLIINLPGNPKAVGENLAVLLPVLPHALDLLTGRPDSGQVHRDV; encoded by the coding sequence ATGAGACGGGTGGGCATCCTGACCGTCAGCGACCGCGCCGCGGCGGGCACGTATGCCGATGAGAGCGGCCCGCTGGCGGCGGCGATACTCGGCGAGCAAACCGCCTGGCGGGTCGAACGGCAGGCCGTTATCCCCGACGATCTGGAGACCATCGCCCGGACGTTGCGCGACTGGTGCGAGGCCAATCTCGACCTTATCCTGACCACCGGCGGCACGGGCTTCGCGCCGCGCGACGTGACGCCGGAGGCCACGCGGGCGGTCATCGAGCGCGACGCGCCGGGCATCGCCGAGGCGCTGCGGGCCGAGAGCCTGAAGGTGACCCGCCACGCCATGCTTTCCCGCGCCGTGGCCGGGCTGCGCGGCGGCACGTTGATCATCAACCTGCCCGGCAACCCCAAGGCCGTGGGCGAGAATCTGGCCGTGCTGCTGCCCGTCCTGCCCCACGCCCTCGACCTGCTGACCGGCCGGCCGGATAGCGGCCAAGTCCATCGTGACGTATGA
- a CDS encoding RNA-binding domain-containing protein: MIQDQGPARRGRPAGASTSTPRQAPKPKRPTPQWRRMDLHLHTPGSNDYQEPRVSYLDILRQAAARGLDIIAITDHNTVAGYAAMQKEVEQLLWLESRGRIDPTEQRLLDDYRRVLDKLLVLPGFEFTATFGFHILGIFPPETPVSYLEHLLLTLRVPPTSLRIGGQTVGATSDVLTAYHVINEAGGIVIAAHANSGNGVMLRGIDFGGQTRIAYTQDANLHALEVTDLEKRGNQTTRRFFDGSKPEYPRPMRCIQGSDAHRLIRESTSSPYLGVGDRVTEVLLEEVSFEALARVLRGNDHSLTRPYRGSAKAIDFVQLAREEGESLVQSFHPTINQRGGHLDNVLHDICAMANTNGGTIYVGLPADPKAKPEGVREPQKAIEALRGTIAKRFSPQPQVVIDSLPTAGTTVVRIAVQPGPDVPYAIDNNLFYVRDEAETTLAVRDEIVRLVAGGLSRREAAPTAQPAQPIAAVAPEPPPTREHRPARPQQANGRSGYEPPRTGVEHVEIEERDGVKYHTLRDLRNGNLINNVTRSSARRLWHYAITQVETAPPDLSAAQWRNNVAVLNRRQKGNMNLYDLAVREGDRVHIYYGVTDGGLSDSMLALIGEAARE, translated from the coding sequence ATGATACAAGATCAAGGCCCGGCCCGACGCGGCCGGCCCGCCGGGGCTTCGACCTCGACACCCAGACAGGCCCCGAAGCCCAAACGGCCTACGCCGCAATGGCGGCGGATGGACCTGCATTTACACACGCCCGGTTCCAACGATTACCAGGAACCGCGCGTCAGCTATCTCGACATTTTACGCCAGGCCGCCGCGCGCGGGCTGGACATTATCGCCATCACCGACCACAACACGGTCGCCGGCTATGCCGCCATGCAGAAAGAGGTCGAGCAGCTGCTGTGGCTGGAGAGCCGCGGTCGCATCGACCCCACCGAGCAGCGCCTGCTGGACGACTACCGCCGCGTGCTCGACAAGCTGCTCGTCCTGCCCGGCTTCGAGTTCACCGCCACTTTCGGCTTCCACATTCTGGGAATTTTCCCGCCGGAGACGCCGGTCAGCTATCTGGAGCATCTGTTGCTGACGTTGCGCGTGCCGCCCACCTCGTTGCGCATCGGCGGCCAGACCGTGGGAGCCACGTCCGACGTGCTGACCGCCTACCACGTGATCAATGAGGCCGGCGGCATCGTCATCGCCGCCCACGCCAACTCCGGCAACGGCGTCATGCTGCGCGGCATCGACTTCGGCGGCCAGACGCGCATCGCCTATACCCAGGACGCCAATCTCCACGCGCTGGAAGTGACCGACCTGGAGAAGCGCGGCAACCAGACCACGCGCCGCTTCTTCGACGGCTCCAAGCCCGAATACCCGCGGCCGATGCGCTGCATCCAGGGTTCCGACGCCCACCGCCTCATCCGTGAGTCGACCAGCTCGCCCTATCTGGGCGTGGGCGACCGGGTGACGGAAGTCTTGCTGGAAGAGGTGTCGTTCGAGGCGCTGGCCCGCGTGCTGCGCGGCAACGACCACTCGCTGACCCGCCCCTATCGCGGCTCGGCCAAGGCCATCGATTTCGTCCAACTGGCCCGGGAGGAAGGCGAATCGCTGGTGCAATCGTTCCATCCGACGATCAATCAGCGCGGCGGCCATCTCGATAACGTTCTGCACGACATCTGCGCCATGGCCAACACCAACGGCGGCACGATCTACGTCGGGCTGCCGGCCGACCCCAAGGCTAAGCCGGAAGGGGTGCGCGAGCCGCAGAAGGCCATCGAGGCGTTGCGCGGCACCATCGCCAAACGCTTCAGCCCCCAACCGCAGGTGGTCATCGACAGCCTGCCCACGGCGGGCACGACCGTCGTGCGCATCGCCGTCCAGCCCGGCCCCGACGTGCCCTATGCCATCGACAATAACCTGTTCTACGTGCGCGACGAGGCCGAGACGACGCTGGCCGTGCGCGACGAGATCGTGCGGCTGGTGGCCGGCGGCCTGAGCCGGCGCGAGGCGGCCCCGACTGCCCAACCGGCGCAACCGATTGCGGCCGTGGCCCCCGAGCCGCCGCCCACCCGCGAACACCGCCCGGCCCGCCCGCAACAGGCCAATGGCCGTAGCGGCTACGAGCCGCCGCGCACCGGTGTGGAGCACGTGGAAATCGAGGAGCGCGACGGCGTGAAATATCATACCCTGCGCGACCTGCGCAACGGCAATCTGATCAACAACGTCACTCGCTCGTCGGCCCGCCGCCTGTGGCATTACGCCATCACGCAGGTGGAGACGGCCCCGCCCGATCTATCGGCCGCCCAATGGCGCAACAACGTCGCCGTGCTCAATCGCCGCCAGAAGGGCAACATGAATCTCTATGACCTGGCCGTGCGCGAGGGCGACCGCGTCCACATCTATTACGGCGTCACTGACGGCGGGCTGAGCGATAGTATGCTGGCCCTGATTGGCGAGGCTGCCCGCGAATGA
- a CDS encoding LLM class flavin-dependent oxidoreductase, protein MDRLALYLQDAHSLQEGMELAQYAEAKGFEAVWQAESRLVRDAIVPMAAFGAVTSRIKIASGVINNWTRNIGLLAATFLTLDDLAPDRIICGIGAWWDPLAQKVGIDRRKPLLAMRETIEVLRRLLAMENVTFHGEFHHVDGIQLDVVHGRKTARNVPIYIGATGMKMMEMAGEIADGVCLNYLVNPKYNAEAMDALEAGAKKAGRTIDAIDRPQLVICSVDNDRAHALNMARKMMTQYLGQQPHLMKASGVSQELLDEIHQVLTWPATEEEIEGAMHLVPDDVVQLCTASGSPAEVKAKVREYIASGATCPILYPLGDPKLMIDIFSDGYQG, encoded by the coding sequence ATGGATCGCCTAGCCCTCTATCTACAAGACGCCCACTCGTTGCAGGAAGGCATGGAACTGGCCCAATACGCCGAGGCCAAAGGGTTCGAGGCGGTGTGGCAGGCCGAAAGCCGGCTGGTGCGCGATGCCATCGTGCCTATGGCCGCCTTCGGGGCCGTCACCAGCCGCATCAAGATCGCCAGCGGCGTCATCAATAACTGGACGCGCAACATCGGCCTGCTGGCGGCCACCTTCCTGACGCTCGACGACCTGGCCCCCGACCGCATCATCTGCGGCATCGGCGCGTGGTGGGATCCGCTGGCCCAGAAGGTGGGCATCGACCGCCGCAAGCCGCTGCTGGCGATGCGCGAGACGATTGAAGTGCTGCGCCGCCTGCTGGCGATGGAGAACGTCACCTTCCACGGCGAGTTCCACCACGTGGACGGCATCCAGCTCGACGTGGTGCACGGCCGCAAGACGGCGCGCAACGTGCCCATCTACATCGGCGCGACGGGCATGAAGATGATGGAGATGGCCGGGGAGATCGCCGACGGCGTGTGTCTCAATTATCTGGTCAACCCCAAGTACAACGCCGAGGCGATGGACGCGCTGGAGGCGGGGGCGAAGAAGGCCGGCCGCACCATCGACGCCATCGATCGGCCGCAACTGGTCATCTGCTCCGTCGATAACGACCGCGCCCACGCCCTGAACATGGCCCGCAAGATGATGACCCAATATCTGGGCCAGCAGCCGCACCTGATGAAGGCCAGCGGCGTCAGCCAGGAGTTGCTGGACGAGATCCATCAGGTGCTCACCTGGCCGGCCACCGAAGAGGAGATCGAAGGGGCCATGCACCTGGTGCCCGACGACGTGGTGCAACTGTGCACGGCCAGCGGCTCGCCGGCCGAGGTCAAAGCCAAGGTGCGCGAATACATCGCCAGCGGCGCGACCTGCCCCATCCTCTATCCCCTGGGCGACCCCAAGCTCATGATCGACATCTTCAGCGACGGCTATCAGGGATAA
- the cofC gene encoding 2-phospho-L-lactate guanylyltransferase has translation MTTWAIIPVKPLHDSKRRLAHLLSAAARADLIHSFLDELLAVLNETPGIDHVLVVSGDRSVLALAEKYGAAVLIEGEPLGLNAAVSHGATHAADQGATAVLFLPADLPFARVADIEQMLRPLAAVDRPLLAVTGDEDEAGTNALLLAPPGDFTFRYGPGSYGAHLAEAVERGRSTYVVNAPGLRFDLDTEADWRVFCGELVGTG, from the coding sequence ATGACCACCTGGGCCATTATCCCCGTCAAACCCCTCCACGACAGCAAGCGCCGCCTGGCCCACCTGCTCTCGGCCGCCGCGCGGGCCGACCTGATCCACTCGTTCCTGGATGAGCTGCTGGCCGTGCTGAACGAGACGCCGGGCATCGACCACGTGCTGGTCGTCAGCGGCGACCGCTCGGTGCTGGCCCTGGCCGAGAAATATGGCGCGGCCGTGCTGATCGAGGGTGAACCGCTGGGGCTGAACGCCGCCGTCAGCCACGGCGCGACCCATGCCGCCGACCAGGGAGCGACGGCCGTCCTCTTCCTGCCCGCCGACCTGCCCTTCGCCCGCGTGGCCGACATCGAGCAGATGCTGCGACCGTTGGCCGCGGTCGACCGGCCGCTGCTGGCCGTGACCGGCGACGAGGATGAGGCAGGTACCAACGCTTTGCTGCTGGCTCCGCCCGGGGATTTCACGTTTCGGTATGGTCCCGGCAGCTATGGGGCGCATCTGGCCGAGGCGGTGGAGCGGGGACGCTCCACCTACGTCGTCAATGCCCCCGGTTTGCGCTTCGACCTGGATACGGAGGCGGATTGGCGGGTTTTTTGCGGCGAATTGGTGGGTACCGGCTAA
- a CDS encoding zinc-binding dehydrogenase — MIDRSYPLEEVVAAHRYVETGRKTGAVFIALV; from the coding sequence GTGATCGACCGCAGCTACCCGCTGGAGGAGGTCGTCGCGGCCCACCGCTACGTGGAGACAGGACGTAAGACGGGCGCAGTGTTCATCGCCTTGGTCTAA
- a CDS encoding NAD(P)-dependent alcohol dehydrogenase: protein MKSVQCVRYGTPDVLRLVDAAKPTPKDNELLIRVHATAVTPSDVAFRSGDPFVFRLFTGLLRPKYFPGTELAGVVEAVGPAVNSFKPGDAVLGATGTDFGAYAEYKCLAEDGLVAHKPANMTFGDAVHLTDGGLTSLVFLRDHARLQPGQSILINGASGSVGAYAVQLAKYYGAVVTGVCSGPNARLVESIGADQVIDYARQDFTRNGKTYDVIFDAVGKSSFARCAGALKPGGIYMTTVPSLNIILQMARTLVGDKKAVFAATGLKQRRENLLFLTELYAVGTIPQ from the coding sequence ATGAAATCCGTCCAATGTGTCCGTTATGGGACGCCTGATGTTCTGCGCCTGGTTGACGCCGCCAAGCCCACTCCCAAAGATAACGAGCTGCTGATCCGCGTCCATGCCACGGCGGTAACGCCATCGGATGTCGCCTTTCGCAGCGGAGATCCGTTCGTGTTTCGTTTATTCACTGGTCTGCTGCGGCCAAAGTACTTTCCCGGTACCGAATTGGCCGGCGTCGTTGAGGCGGTCGGCCCGGCGGTCAACTCATTCAAGCCCGGCGACGCAGTGCTGGGCGCGACCGGCACCGACTTCGGCGCTTATGCGGAATATAAGTGTCTGGCTGAGGACGGGCTGGTGGCCCACAAACCGGCCAACATGACCTTTGGCGATGCCGTCCATCTGACTGACGGCGGTCTGACATCCCTGGTCTTCCTCCGCGATCACGCCCGGCTCCAGCCGGGGCAGTCGATCCTCATCAACGGCGCTTCCGGCTCGGTCGGTGCCTATGCCGTGCAACTGGCGAAGTATTATGGGGCGGTCGTGACCGGCGTGTGCAGTGGGCCTAATGCGCGGCTGGTCGAGTCCATAGGTGCCGACCAAGTCATCGACTACGCCCGCCAGGATTTCACCCGCAACGGCAAGACCTACGACGTTATCTTCGACGCGGTGGGCAAGAGTTCGTTCGCGCGTTGCGCCGGCGCGCTCAAGCCGGGTGGCATCTACATGACCACGGTTCCATCACTCAACATCATCCTGCAAATGGCTCGCACGTTGGTCGGCGACAAGAAGGCGGTGTTCGCCGCCACGGGTCTGAAACAGCGCCGCGAGAATTTACTCTTTCTGACGGAGCTTTACGCCGTCGGGACGATCCCTCAGTGA
- a CDS encoding helix-turn-helix transcriptional regulator, protein MNTQPISNNIRKLRFFHGEMTQKELADKVGVTRQTIVAIESAKYAPTLLVAFRIAHAFDAPLEEVFIYNSEADAMK, encoded by the coding sequence ATGAACACTCAGCCCATCAGCAACAACATCCGCAAGTTGCGCTTCTTCCACGGCGAAATGACCCAGAAGGAATTGGCCGACAAGGTGGGCGTCACACGGCAAACCATCGTCGCCATCGAGAGCGCCAAGTATGCTCCTACCCTGTTAGTAGCTTTCCGTATCGCCCACGCTTTCGACGCGCCGCTGGAAGAAGTATTCATCTACAACTCTGAGGCTGATGCCATGAAGTGA
- a CDS encoding FAD-binding oxidoreductase — protein sequence MMQGAVVTLDRETVDRLSAGIQGDLITPDHADYDEARTIYNAMIDKYPALIVRCAGAADVAAAVAFARDNRLDVAIRGGGHNGAGLALVDNGLVIDLSPMKGIQVDPAARTVRVEGGCTWAEVDQATHAHGLAVPSGIISTTGVGGLTLGGGLGYLSRAYGLTIDNLLAVDMVLADGRFVTANADENPELFWAVRGGGGNFGVVTSFLFQAHPVSMVYGGPIIWPIDQTEEILRWYLDFIAGAPENISGWFGIHRVPTGSPLPAELHGAHGCVITWCYTGPMEAAEELFRPIRALGTPVLDLMGPLPFPQLQSMFDQIYYPPGLQWYWKADFFKEVSDEAIDLHLKFGSNLPSELCTMHLYPINGAVHRVGQRSTAFSYRDVTFAQVIVGVASDPANVDKVSQWARRYWAALHPYSAGGAYVNMMMEEGQERVKAAYRDNYSRLVAVKNIYDPWNLFHVNQNIQPDTHSG from the coding sequence ATGATGCAAGGAGCAGTTGTTACGCTAGACAGGGAAACCGTTGACCGCCTTTCGGCCGGAATACAGGGTGATCTGATTACCCCCGATCACGCGGACTACGACGAGGCACGCACCATCTACAACGCCATGATCGACAAGTATCCGGCGCTGATCGTCCGCTGTGCCGGCGCGGCCGACGTGGCGGCGGCCGTGGCCTTTGCCCGCGATAACCGGCTGGACGTGGCTATCCGTGGCGGCGGGCATAATGGGGCGGGATTAGCGCTGGTCGATAACGGCCTGGTCATCGATCTATCGCCAATGAAGGGTATTCAAGTCGATCCAGCCGCGCGCACCGTACGGGTGGAGGGCGGCTGCACCTGGGCCGAGGTCGATCAGGCGACGCACGCCCACGGCCTGGCCGTACCCAGCGGCATCATCTCCACCACCGGCGTCGGCGGCCTGACGTTGGGCGGCGGGCTTGGCTACCTGTCGCGCGCCTATGGCCTGACCATTGACAACCTGCTGGCCGTGGACATGGTGCTGGCCGACGGCCGATTCGTCACCGCCAACGCCGACGAAAACCCCGAACTCTTTTGGGCGGTGCGCGGCGGCGGTGGCAACTTCGGCGTTGTCACTTCCTTTCTGTTCCAGGCCCATCCCGTGAGCATGGTGTATGGCGGCCCGATCATATGGCCCATCGACCAGACCGAGGAGATATTGCGCTGGTATCTCGATTTCATTGCCGGCGCGCCGGAGAATATCTCCGGCTGGTTCGGCATCCATCGCGTGCCCACCGGCTCGCCGCTGCCGGCCGAGCTGCATGGCGCCCACGGCTGCGTGATCACCTGGTGCTATACGGGGCCGATGGAGGCCGCCGAAGAACTCTTTCGCCCCATTCGGGCCTTGGGAACACCGGTGCTTGACCTCATGGGGCCGCTCCCGTTTCCCCAGCTCCAAAGTATGTTCGACCAGATTTACTATCCGCCCGGCTTGCAGTGGTATTGGAAAGCGGACTTTTTCAAAGAAGTCAGTGATGAAGCCATCGACCTGCATCTGAAATTCGGCTCGAATCTCCCCTCCGAACTGTGCACCATGCACCTGTATCCGATCAACGGCGCTGTCCACCGCGTGGGCCAACGATCCACGGCCTTCAGCTACCGTGACGTCACGTTCGCGCAGGTGATCGTCGGCGTCGCTAGCGACCCGGCCAACGTCGATAAGGTCAGCCAGTGGGCGCGCCGCTACTGGGCCGCGCTGCATCCCTACTCCGCCGGCGGGGCCTACGTCAACATGATGATGGAGGAGGGACAGGAGCGGGTCAAGGCCGCTTACCGTGACAATTATTCACGGCTGGTGGCGGTGAAGAACATCTATGATCCGTGGAACCTGTTTCACGTGAACCAGAACATCCAACCCGATACCCATAGCGGCTAG
- a CDS encoding alpha/beta fold hydrolase, translating to MNQQIRFCRSADGTRIAYATVGSGPPLVKAANYLTHLEHDWNGPVWRPWLDALAQQHTLVRYDERGCGLSDWDVTEYSLDAWVQDLEAVVDALGLERFPLLGISQGASVSVAYAVRHPHRVSHLILYGGYARGRFHRDLSEEEMMQAEIMINAIRIGWGQENPAFRQLFTTMQIPQGTEVQKEWLNELARISATPENAATMERAFYHIDVVDLARQVTTPTLVLHGRADAGVPFEEGRLLAALIPGARFVPLDSPNHILLEVEPAWARFLAEVHAFIGPGQEDRPAPNAPRLFPELTPRELEVLKWVAQGVSNETIAEELMLTPKTVRNHISNIYSKLAVNSRAQAIVLAREAGLVRESG from the coding sequence ATGAATCAGCAAATTCGTTTCTGCCGTTCAGCCGACGGCACTCGCATCGCCTATGCCACCGTGGGCAGTGGCCCCCCGTTGGTCAAGGCCGCCAACTACCTCACCCATCTGGAACACGATTGGAACGGCCCGGTGTGGCGTCCCTGGTTGGATGCCCTGGCCCAGCAGCACACGCTGGTGCGCTACGACGAGCGGGGCTGTGGCCTGTCCGATTGGGACGTGACCGAGTACTCGCTCGATGCCTGGGTACAAGACCTGGAGGCTGTCGTCGATGCACTGGGGCTGGAGCGATTCCCGCTGCTGGGCATCTCTCAGGGCGCGTCGGTCTCCGTCGCCTACGCCGTCAGGCATCCCCACCGGGTCAGTCATTTGATCCTCTATGGCGGCTATGCCCGCGGCCGTTTTCACCGCGATCTGTCCGAAGAAGAGATGATGCAGGCGGAGATCATGATCAACGCCATCCGCATCGGCTGGGGGCAGGAGAATCCCGCCTTCCGCCAACTATTCACCACCATGCAGATACCACAAGGGACGGAAGTGCAAAAGGAGTGGCTGAACGAACTGGCGCGCATCTCGGCCACCCCGGAAAACGCGGCCACCATGGAACGCGCGTTTTACCACATTGACGTGGTCGATCTGGCGCGACAGGTTACCACCCCCACCCTGGTTCTCCACGGCCGGGCCGACGCCGGCGTGCCCTTCGAGGAGGGACGACTGTTGGCGGCGCTGATTCCCGGCGCTCGCTTCGTGCCCCTCGACAGCCCCAACCACATCTTGTTGGAAGTGGAGCCGGCCTGGGCGCGTTTTCTGGCCGAGGTGCATGCCTTTATCGGCCCCGGCCAGGAAGATCGCCCGGCCCCCAATGCGCCGCGCCTGTTCCCGGAACTAACGCCACGCGAGCTGGAAGTTTTGAAATGGGTCGCCCAGGGCGTGAGCAATGAAACGATTGCCGAGGAACTGATGCTCACGCCCAAGACGGTCCGTAATCATATCTCCAATATCTACAGCAAACTGGCCGTCAACAGCCGCGCGCAGGCCATTGTCCTGGCGCGTGAGGCCGGACTGGTGCGCGAATCCGGCTGA
- the cofD gene encoding 2-phospho-L-lactate transferase, translating to MTTFDSSAPRVVCLAGGVGGAKLADGLARVLPPSNLTVIVNTGDDFRHLGLTICPDLDTVLYTLAGVANDETGWGRAGESWRAMSEVGRLKGPDWFSLGDLDLATHLTRAHWLDAGETLTAVTSRLCEGFGIAPAVLPMSDQPAPTLIETDTGDILPFQVWFVRERWQPPVRRVILPEDVRASAAAVRALETADVVIIAPSNPFVSIDPILNVYPIRAMIEDVPRAVVAVSPIVAGRAIKGPAAKMMAEMGLEPSAAAVARTYGHLIDGFIYDCRDEGMAAEDGLALLCADTMMTGAAERERLAREVIAFAQELLA from the coding sequence ATGACCACCTTTGATTCCTCCGCGCCCCGCGTCGTCTGCCTGGCCGGCGGCGTCGGCGGGGCCAAGCTGGCCGACGGGCTGGCCCGCGTCCTGCCGCCGTCGAACCTGACCGTCATCGTCAACACCGGCGATGACTTCCGCCATCTGGGCCTGACCATTTGCCCTGACCTGGATACAGTGCTGTACACGCTGGCCGGCGTCGCCAACGACGAAACCGGCTGGGGCCGCGCCGGGGAGAGTTGGCGGGCCATGAGCGAAGTCGGCCGCCTGAAGGGGCCGGACTGGTTCAGCCTGGGCGATCTCGACCTGGCGACGCACCTGACCCGTGCCCACTGGCTGGACGCCGGCGAGACCTTGACGGCCGTCACCAGCAGACTATGCGAAGGGTTTGGCATCGCCCCGGCCGTGCTGCCCATGTCCGACCAGCCCGCCCCCACCCTCATCGAGACGGACACGGGCGACATATTGCCCTTCCAGGTCTGGTTCGTGCGCGAGCGCTGGCAGCCGCCCGTGCGGCGGGTTATCCTGCCCGAAGACGTGCGCGCCTCGGCCGCCGCCGTCCGCGCCCTGGAAACGGCCGACGTGGTGATTATCGCCCCCTCCAATCCGTTCGTCAGCATTGACCCCATCCTCAACGTCTACCCCATCCGGGCCATGATCGAAGACGTGCCGCGGGCTGTGGTGGCCGTGTCGCCCATCGTCGCCGGGCGGGCCATCAAAGGCCCGGCGGCCAAGATGATGGCCGAGATGGGGCTGGAGCCGTCGGCCGCCGCCGTGGCCCGCACGTACGGCCACCTGATCGACGGCTTCATCTACGATTGCCGGGACGAGGGCATGGCCGCCGAGGATGGGCTGGCCCTGCTGTGCGCCGATACGATGATGACCGGGGCGGCCGAGCGGGAGCGGCTGGCGCGTGAGGTGATTGCGTTCGCCCAGGAATTGCTCGCTTAA
- a CDS encoding META domain-containing protein — translation MMAKRIWRLKSNVMKWLLWPAVVWLGGCSGIGGEAADLPILDTRWLLVSFSDATGAHEVPTDPIPFLEVAEEWLSFDNGCNETYANAQVDAERFNIEMVIMRGTACERISAAATELERTMDDAIVNWSTYTIVGDELIIPFEGGEARFSRAIPANAFDLRGFPLLQREPVKPDYLGEEIIRGRLIQEDGCLRLPIPDYYFESGFLLVWPAIYAVGFDADGVAVFNLQTTERVAGVGDEVVISGGHIDEEIDPLLHDDLLRLPSLPAGCAGPYWIMSDILSLEE, via the coding sequence ATGATGGCTAAACGGATCTGGCGGCTGAAGAGCAACGTTATGAAGTGGTTGTTGTGGCCGGCGGTGGTGTGGCTAGGGGGATGTTCGGGCATCGGCGGCGAGGCCGCTGACTTGCCCATACTGGACACACGCTGGTTGTTGGTATCATTCAGCGACGCCACCGGCGCTCACGAGGTGCCGACCGACCCCATCCCATTCCTGGAAGTCGCCGAGGAGTGGCTGTCGTTCGACAATGGCTGCAACGAGACTTATGCCAACGCCCAGGTCGATGCGGAGCGGTTCAACATTGAGATGGTCATCATGCGCGGCACGGCCTGCGAGCGCATCAGCGCCGCGGCCACCGAACTGGAACGGACGATGGATGACGCCATCGTCAACTGGTCGACCTATACGATTGTGGGCGATGAACTGATCATTCCCTTTGAGGGTGGGGAGGCCCGTTTCAGCCGCGCCATACCGGCCAATGCGTTCGATCTGCGCGGCTTCCCGTTGCTGCAACGCGAGCCGGTGAAGCCCGATTACCTGGGCGAGGAGATCATTCGCGGCCGTCTGATTCAGGAAGACGGCTGTTTGCGCCTGCCCATCCCCGATTATTATTTTGAGTCCGGCTTTCTGCTGGTCTGGCCGGCCATCTACGCCGTGGGCTTTGATGCGGACGGGGTGGCGGTCTTCAACTTGCAAACGACGGAGCGCGTGGCCGGCGTGGGCGATGAGGTGGTGATCAGCGGCGGCCACATCGACGAAGAAATCGATCCGCTGTTGCATGACGACCTGCTGCGCCTGCCGTCGTTGCCTGCCGGTTGCGCCGGGCCATACTGGATCATGAGCGACATCTTGTCGCTGGAAGAATGA